The Sulfolobus sp. A20 genomic interval CTATTGGCTTTTCATAACTGTGCCTACGGTAAACTCTTTCTTGAATGATTCGAGTTTTCTTCAATTATCCTATCAATTCTTTGTGAGCAATTCAAGACCCTTTGCTTACGTTTTCTTAGGAATATTTCAAGTAAGTAAAACTTTAATCCCTTTTCTGATTCTCACCGTACCCTTAATACTTATTCCATTCATCTTAGCTTACAAGGATAAAAATCTGTTATTTTGGGTAATACTGTATTTAATATCTGCAACCTTCGCCTCAAACTTAGACTCACCTTTCGGTGAAGTATATAATTACTTATTTTTACACTTTAAGTACTTTGTAGATTTTAGAACACCTACAGTAGCTCTTTTTTGGATTCAAGGACTAATACTATCCATTATAATTCCAGTTGGCTTATCCTACGTTATTAACGAGTTTAATAGAAAAAAGCTTACTTCTCTACTTTTTCTCCTCTTAGCCATTTTAGCTTTCTTCCCATCTGTCTACGGTCAAGGGTTAGCTATAATTCATGTCCCAAATTATTTCATAAAAACTGTGAGTTATATAAATGATGAGCAAGGAAATTTTAACGTCTATGCAATTCCCCAATCCTATCTCTGGACACAAACGGATTGGTATTATGGAGTTAACCTTCTTCCATTATTTTTAAATAAACCAGTCTTCATAGGTGGAGGATACGATTACGCTAATCCTGCCTTAGGTTATATTTATCATTTAATAAATGATAACTTGTTTACATACAATGCATCTAACATAACTTTTCTTAGGAATCTCCTCTTCATTATTAACGTAAAATACTTAGTGATTCAGGGTGATGTAGAGGGTTTTGTTTTCGAATCTCGTTACATTTCTAATCTAGAGAATTACACTCAACTGTTCTCATTAGCAAGTAATTTTACCCCTTATTATGTTTATAAAGTCAAAGTTAATTCCTCTCTCATCTTGGGTACTAACTATAATATCTCTAACCTTACATTAAAAGATTTAAGATATATTAACTTATCTCAAATATTACATCCGATTAGGTACTATGAAGTAAATCCTTCTCTTTACATTATCGTTAATAATACTTATAAGTACGTAGTATTTCTTTATGCCTATAATCCTCAATTCGTAGTTACCAATTCTACCTCTCACTTTCAATTCATTTATGCTAACGCTTATGCTGTGAACTCCAGCTATGTGGAAATTGTGAATAAAGATTATTATGTAAATTATAAGATATATTTTGAAATTATTCTGACATTAATAGTGGGAGTTATCTTCATTTTCGTTGAAAAGCTTATTAGACGATTATCCTTTTCATTATTATGATCTTCACAGTAAAGCCTAGAAATAGGTATTTAGAAATTTTAGCAGAAGGTAAAGAAGGAGTAATAACTTTTCCCACGTATGTTCCAGGTTCATACGTGATAAGGGATTTAGAGAGAAACGTTGTGGAAATAGAAGGATTTAGAATTTCTAAGAACAAGTTCTACGTTAAAGACAAATTTAAATACTTATATTACGCCTCAAGTAAGGATCAGAGAGAAGCCATTTCCACCAACGACTACTTATTTATTAATCCCCCCGCAGTATTTCCTTTTCAAGACTTGCATGAAAAGTATTGTGTAAAGGTTCTAGTTCATTGGAATGTGGTCACTACATTAAAGAAAGAAGGAGATTATTATTGTGCTGAAAACTACCATGAGTTCGCTGATTCACCAATTGAAGCTTCTCCCTATTTGAGGGAATTGATAATAGATGATTATCACTCCGTTTCAACAATTGATGAGATAGATGAGGAAATGATAAGAAAAATAGTAATGGAAGCTGATAAAGTGATCAAGCCTAGTAATAAATATGTTTTTCACTTCAGAAGATCGGATAAAAACTACGGCGGTATTGAGCACAAGAACTCATCAGCCATAGTCGTATCGTGGGATAGGAAGGAGTTAGCTGTACTCTTCGCTCATGAATACTTTCATAGACTTAACGTTAAGGTTCTAATACCTAAGGACTTAGAGCACAACTACGAGAGGGAAGTATATACTGATCTCCTTTGGTTCGCTGAAGGCTTCACTGATTACATGGCTTTGTTAATCACGTTGAGAAGTAATCTGATCAAGCCTAACGAGGGGTTGAAGAAAATACTTAATTCTCTTCATAACTTAACCTTCCCAGGGAGTAAGAGAGTGAGTCTCTCTGAAGCATCTAAAACGGCATGGATAAAGTATTATAAGCAAGACGAAAACTTCCTAAACTCATCAGTATCATATTACGATGGTGGCTTAGCCTTAGGATTTTACACTGACCTAAAGCTGATTGAGAGGGGTAAAAGAATAGATGAAGTTTTCATTTCATTACGAGATAAGGGTAAATACACTTTTGAAGACTTAGACAGAATCTTAACCAATTTGGGATTTGATGAACTCTACCTAGCATATAGACCGGCTTATGAGATATTTAAAGCTTTAAGGGACTATATACACTTAGAGGTTTTTGATAAGGACAAACCATATTATGGAATTATCCTAGATGGAAACAAAGTGAGGTTTGTGGAGGATGATTCCCCAGCAGACTTTGCTGGTTTAATGCCAGATGACCAAATCATTAGTATAGATAATACCGCAAAACCCTTAGAAGTAAGGGAAAGTGTTATCCTACACGTGTTAAGGGAAGGTAGGCTAAAAGAGATCACGTTAAGAGCTGGTAAAAGTCCAGGGCATTCGTTAAGGGCTAAACTTGATGGGAAAATAGCTAAAGCTATATTTAATTCGGATATAATTGAAGCTGAATACGTGACTAACGTTATATAACTTTTTTGTAGAATATCTTATTAAAAAGACCGTAAATGAACTGACTTCCTCCAAGCCGTAAATGGCAAAACTTTCCTCAACTTTATACTTATCTCCTCCCATCTTGAAAGGCTATAGTTCCCATAGACCTATTCGAAGGTTTATCTCCTTCATAGCCGTTTTTAATACACGCTTCATTCGTCCAGTGATGGTTAGGTCCTCAGCTACATTACCCCTTTCTCTGGACTTATATTTACATGTACTGAGGAGCATTCTCATCTACCCTCTATGGCTTCCCTCCAAGTTCATCAAATACCTTGAAAGTTGCCCATCTTTTTTATCAACCTCTTTAGCACAATATCCATGAGCTTAAAGTGTTTACTAACAACTAAGGCACAAGAATAACCTTTAAGATTGTTTATTCAAACTTTATCCCCTGCCTTAAAAGGCTAGTTATTTTTTATTAGTATCTAAAATATTTACAAAGTTATGAAAACCTCGCCCTTTAGGGCAAGGAGGAAGTTGTTTCGATAAAGGGTGTTTCCGTTGAACATGAAAAGAAAAAGTAATATACTAATCACACATTTCTCCAATTATGAAGAAGATTGGGTTTTCGATATTTCCGGGATGGAAGGAGATTAAGGAGGAACAGATTAAGTTAATGAAAATAGCTAGAGATTATGGCTTTTCTGAGATCTTCATGGGTATAGGTCCCGGAACACATTGGAAAACACCAGTTAGAGAAGCTTTTGAAATAGCGAAAGAATTATTAAGGGGCGCTGATGACTATTACGCTTTTCTAGATATTAATCCAGAAATTTTGAAGGAACTCAACTCCTCTCCGAGAGATCTGTCTAAGTTTAAAGAGGCTGGCTTTAAGGGAGTTAGGGCTGATTATGGGTTCAAGAAGGAAGAGATAGTTGAAATGAGTAGGCAATTAATCGTCGAGCTGAATCCAATGTTAGTAACTAGAGAAGAATTAGAGTATATTACAAGGAATGCCGATCCAGAAAGAGTAAAGGCCATACATAATTACTACCCTGTTATATACTCTGGGATTTCTAGAGAGATTTTTCATGAAAAGAATAGATTGCTTAAGGAGAAAGGTATTGAAATAGGTGCTTTCATATCCACGCCTATGTTTAACTTGAGAACTACATTAGAAATATTGCGATTTATAGAACCATTTGATTCCGCAAACTACCTTTTTAAATACGTTGATAGGGTGTTAATAGGGGACCCAATTCCTAAAGAGGAATGGCTAATCCAAGTTCAAGAAGTAGCTAGATTAGAAGGGAACGTTGTGAGGATAAAGGTTTACAGAGAAGATGTGATTGAATATTTGACTAAAAACAAGTTTAGGGTGGAAGATGAGGATAGAGAATACGCTATTGTAGCAATAACTGATCAGCAATTTCCCCTTAACTGTAAGTGTTATACTAAAATATTTAGGAACTCCGTAGCTTTGAGGGGAAGAGATATATGGATATTTACAAGGGACTTAGACGTAGCACCTTTTAACTTAATTGGAGAAATAGACGATATTAACTTAGAAATTATGAAACTTCTAAGGGGAAAGTTAATTAACTTTAGGCTAAAAGAAAAGTGAATCACTCCTCTTCTTCCTCTATTACTCTTCTCTCTTTACCTTTAAGTTCAACCTGTTCTACAGATTTCTTCATCTCCTCAATTTCCTCTTTGCTTAACGGCAAAATCGATGCAGAATTTGGAGCTATCCTAAGATATTTATCCCACTCAACTACTATTCCGTTGTCAGCTATCTCCATAGGGTGTCTAACCATAGATATTTTAGTATCCCTCATCTTCCACACAATTATTGACCTATATAACTTACCATCTATTTCATCTAAGTCTAGCCTTATTATTCCATCAACAGCGTGTTCAACACCTGGTCCTCCAAAACCTCTTTCACCTACAGATACTTGGCTAACGAAGAAAGCTGTACAACCTAAGCCTGATATGACTCTCTTCAACTTCATTACAACACTTCTAGCCATGGCTGGTTTAGTTAAATAAAGCGTACTGACTGAGTCAATAGCTAATCTAGTTGCCTTAATATCCTTTATTGCTTGTCTTAATACTTCAGAAAGTTCATCTACACTGTCAACTTGTTTGACAACGTATTTTTCTCTTTGAGCAATACTTCCAACTCCTCCAGTAAATGCATCAACTATTGCAAACTTTCCATCCTTTTCATATTTCATCACGTCCCAATTGAAGTGCTTAAAACTCCTTAAGACGGATACTGGATGCTCCTCTAAGGTGACATAGATTCCAGCCTCATCTCTAACCAATCCATTATATATAAACTGTTTAGCTGCTATTGACTTCCCGGTTCCAGGGCCACCGGAAAGTAATACAATGCTCCTTTCCGGAATACCACCATACAATATCTCGTCTAGTCCGGGAATGTAAGTCCTTACCCTATCTACCATGTTATAATTATCATGAGAGTTAACTTAAAATTTTACTCAAGTTAGATCGTATAGTATTCTATAAAGAGGATTCAAATTAGAGTAATCCTGTTCAAAATTAAAAAACGCCTAAAACGTTCAATCTGAACTGTTTATTCTCTTTAACAATAAATTTGACCTCACACTGAAGGGTAAGGTTTGCCGTTCTTTTATCATAGCCATCCAATTTTTCTCAAATAAATCGTTAACAATATTCCAATTAATACTAAAGGAATGGTAAAATATACAAAATTTAAAGTCATGAAATTAGAGGGTAAGTTCACGAAGCTTACAGCGTATATACTCGCTATTGCCGTAATGGGTAGAAAGATAAAGGATATGGAAGTTAATTTCTTTATAATTATATTTAAATTATTCTGTATTTCAGTTAAGTATATGTTGTATAGATCAGATTCCCTTGTGACCAATATTTCAGCCCTATCATAGGCGAATAAGCAATCCTCTTCGACTTCCTTATCTAAGAATTTAGACAACTTCTTCACCACATAATATAGGGATGAAGAATCGGAATAGAGCGTAATTATTGAGGAATGTATTGATATTATATTTGAGGTATCAGTTATTTTGCCCTCAGCAATCCTTTGGAATAAATCTTCAATTCTTTTGTGAAGTTCAATTCTCTTAGAACCAAACTCGTAAAGAATACCGTATATAACCTCTTTCATTATTTCTGTTACGCTACATTCCTCTGCATTCTTCGCTAGGCTAGCCAGAAACTCAGAATGAAAGACTATCTTCTGATTATCTATTGTAATATAATTAGGCGAATTATTAAAATCTATCCTTATAAAATACTTGTCATCGTTGTGGATAACCCTATGAACGTCTACTTCGTCCTTGGGAAAGTCGTTAGGTAACGGGTACACTTCTAGATTACATTTCATATACCTTATAATTGAAAGAGGGGAATTTAATTTTGAGCATAAAACTTGTTTATCCTCTCCCTTAAACTCATAAGCTTAGATAATCATGACTAAGTTGGATCAAACTTAAATGCAACGAAAAATATTCTTATATTATGAAAAGAGGCATAAGTACATTAATAAAAGGAAAATATACAATGGACGGTGCCGGTGTAAAGCTGTACAGAGTCTTCGGAGGACCTAGAACTGTTAATTTAACTGATCCTTTCCTATTACTAGACTTCTTTGGCTCATCAGATCCATCTGACTATATTGCCGGCTTTCCGTGGCATCCTCACAGAGGCATTGAGACAGTAACGCTGTTATATAAGGGGAAAGTAGAGCATCAAGACAGTGAAGGAAATAGGGGTGTAATTTATCCGGGACAGTCACAGTGGATGACTGCAGGGAGTGGTATCTTTCATGAAGAGATGCCCATGCCATTAGAAGGTTGGGAAATTGTGAAATACAATCAGAAGCCAGAGGAGATGAATGGGCTACAATTATGGATAAACTTACCATCCTACATGAAGATGACTGACCCAGTTTATAGAGATGTAAAACAAATTCCTAAGGAAACTTATGATTTCGGAACTATTCAAATACTTGCTGGAGAATACAAAGGTTTTGAAGGTCCAGTAAGGGTAAAAAGTCCAGTTGATCCCACGTATTTTGACATAGTTCTAGATGGGCAGGTAAAAATACCGGTAAAGAACGGCTACACTGTTCTAGTATACGTGGTTAGCGGGGATATTAATACAGCTAACACTTCCGTAGGGGAAGGGACTTTAATCGTATTTGATAGAGAGGGAGACGAAGTGGATATAAGTGGTAAAGGTAGATTCATCTTACTTTCTGGCAAACCTATTAACGAGCCTGTAGCCTGGTATGGTCCAATAGTTATGAACACTGAAGATCAGATAATGGAAGCTTTAAGAGATTTGAGAGTAGGAACTTTCGTAAAGAAGAAAAGACCTACATTTGAAGAATTCTAATTTTTTCTAGAATATTCTCATCAAGGCTAAATATTGAAAGCTCTAAACCTAATCGGAGAAGATATAGGTAACGCTAAATTAATGAGGGATGATAGAGAGAAAAAAATAATGTACTCAATTCCTCAGCCATAGCTTGAATTTTTTCCAAGGACTGCAGTACTAAAAAGGTGAGAAGTTTAGTCACTAGTAGAAGCAATCAGAATTCTAGGACGTTTGCTTACGTAG includes:
- a CDS encoding M61 family metallopeptidase — its product is MIFTVKPRNRYLEILAEGKEGVITFPTYVPGSYVIRDLERNVVEIEGFRISKNKFYVKDKFKYLYYASSKDQREAISTNDYLFINPPAVFPFQDLHEKYCVKVLVHWNVVTTLKKEGDYYCAENYHEFADSPIEASPYLRELIIDDYHSVSTIDEIDEEMIRKIVMEADKVIKPSNKYVFHFRRSDKNYGGIEHKNSSAIVVSWDRKELAVLFAHEYFHRLNVKVLIPKDLEHNYEREVYTDLLWFAEGFTDYMALLITLRSNLIKPNEGLKKILNSLHNLTFPGSKRVSLSEASKTAWIKYYKQDENFLNSSVSYYDGGLALGFYTDLKLIERGKRIDEVFISLRDKGKYTFEDLDRILTNLGFDELYLAYRPAYEIFKALRDYIHLEVFDKDKPYYGIILDGNKVRFVEDDSPADFAGLMPDDQIISIDNTAKPLEVRESVILHVLREGRLKEITLRAGKSPGHSLRAKLDGKIAKAIFNSDIIEAEYVTNVI
- a CDS encoding MupG family TIM beta-alpha barrel fold protein — its product is MKKIGFSIFPGWKEIKEEQIKLMKIARDYGFSEIFMGIGPGTHWKTPVREAFEIAKELLRGADDYYAFLDINPEILKELNSSPRDLSKFKEAGFKGVRADYGFKKEEIVEMSRQLIVELNPMLVTREELEYITRNADPERVKAIHNYYPVIYSGISREIFHEKNRLLKEKGIEIGAFISTPMFNLRTTLEILRFIEPFDSANYLFKYVDRVLIGDPIPKEEWLIQVQEVARLEGNVVRIKVYREDVIEYLTKNKFRVEDEDREYAIVAITDQQFPLNCKCYTKIFRNSVALRGRDIWIFTRDLDVAPFNLIGEIDDINLEIMKLLRGKLINFRLKEK
- a CDS encoding KaiC domain-containing protein; the encoded protein is MVDRVRTYIPGLDEILYGGIPERSIVLLSGGPGTGKSIAAKQFIYNGLVRDEAGIYVTLEEHPVSVLRSFKHFNWDVMKYEKDGKFAIVDAFTGGVGSIAQREKYVVKQVDSVDELSEVLRQAIKDIKATRLAIDSVSTLYLTKPAMARSVVMKLKRVISGLGCTAFFVSQVSVGERGFGGPGVEHAVDGIIRLDLDEIDGKLYRSIIVWKMRDTKISMVRHPMEIADNGIVVEWDKYLRIAPNSASILPLSKEEIEEMKKSVEQVELKGKERRVIEEEEE
- a CDS encoding CorA family divalent cation transporter — translated: MKCNLEVYPLPNDFPKDEVDVHRVIHNDDKYFIRIDFNNSPNYITIDNQKIVFHSEFLASLAKNAEECSVTEIMKEVIYGILYEFGSKRIELHKRIEDLFQRIAEGKITDTSNIISIHSSIITLYSDSSSLYYVVKKLSKFLDKEVEEDCLFAYDRAEILVTRESDLYNIYLTEIQNNLNIIIKKLTSISFIFLPITAIASIYAVSFVNLPSNFMTLNFVYFTIPLVLIGILLTIYLRKIGWL
- a CDS encoding pirin family protein; the encoded protein is MKRGISTLIKGKYTMDGAGVKLYRVFGGPRTVNLTDPFLLLDFFGSSDPSDYIAGFPWHPHRGIETVTLLYKGKVEHQDSEGNRGVIYPGQSQWMTAGSGIFHEEMPMPLEGWEIVKYNQKPEEMNGLQLWINLPSYMKMTDPVYRDVKQIPKETYDFGTIQILAGEYKGFEGPVRVKSPVDPTYFDIVLDGQVKIPVKNGYTVLVYVVSGDINTANTSVGEGTLIVFDREGDEVDISGKGRFILLSGKPINEPVAWYGPIVMNTEDQIMEALRDLRVGTFVKKKRPTFEEF